The following coding sequences are from one Leptolyngbya sp. NIES-3755 window:
- a CDS encoding hypothetical protein (similar to AA sequence:cyanobase_aa:LBDG_54460) has protein sequence MITKTLRRRWLYPVLSIVMVAGIAFGQPLVAQAISWGDLLRGGIQIIQGTQLSRLNDNQETDLGRQINAELTSSQVRIVRDPQLTAYVNEIGQRLAANSTRPNIRYTFQVVDQNSINAFATMGGFVYVHRGLLNAADNEAQVASVIGHEIGHIAGKHALKQMRQTAIQQGLLAAGGLDRSTAVNLGVQVALRLPNSRRDEYEADELGLRTMGRAGYAQSEAVAFMRKLLNSSSPPTFLANHPATSDRITRLQQLISQSPAPGRAGTDAASYRARLR, from the coding sequence ATGATTACAAAAACATTACGTCGCCGTTGGCTGTATCCTGTTTTATCGATCGTGATGGTTGCCGGAATTGCTTTTGGGCAGCCACTTGTCGCTCAAGCGATCTCCTGGGGAGATTTGCTCCGGGGCGGAATTCAGATTATTCAAGGCACTCAGCTTTCTCGCCTCAACGATAATCAAGAGACAGATCTCGGTCGCCAAATTAATGCTGAATTGACCAGTAGCCAAGTCCGAATTGTCCGCGATCCGCAGTTAACCGCTTATGTGAACGAGATCGGTCAAAGACTTGCCGCAAATAGCACCCGACCGAATATTCGCTACACGTTCCAAGTCGTTGATCAAAATAGCATCAACGCTTTTGCCACAATGGGCGGATTTGTCTATGTTCACCGGGGTTTGCTAAATGCCGCTGACAATGAAGCACAAGTCGCCAGCGTGATTGGTCACGAGATTGGACACATTGCTGGAAAACACGCGCTCAAACAGATGCGTCAAACGGCAATCCAACAAGGACTTTTGGCAGCAGGAGGACTCGATCGCAGTACGGCGGTCAATTTGGGGGTTCAAGTTGCTCTCCGCTTACCAAATAGTCGTCGGGATGAATATGAAGCGGATGAACTCGGACTGCGAACGATGGGACGTGCGGGATATGCTCAGTCAGAAGCAGTTGCCTTTATGCGGAAACTATTGAATTCTTCGTCTCCGCCGACCTTTCTGGCAAATCACCCAGCAACGAGCGATCGGATTACCCGGTTACAGCAGTTGATTTCTCAAAGTCCGGCTCCTGGACGGGCTGGAACGGATGCTGCTAGTTATCGAGCGCGACTTCGTTAA